In the genome of Ptychodera flava strain L36383 chromosome 13, AS_Pfla_20210202, whole genome shotgun sequence, one region contains:
- the LOC139147944 gene encoding uncharacterized protein: MMSPLTAHCIYHGDKFRTEYGFVTRNLAKNKVVDSDKFHFLDSAVCCCPGSTNSKFAKITRRKLIQWAERTISNPVSNIHFLAPTLKHFVGLLSLKRGNTDEDKAIHAFLNCIRSLSNGFCSSFARIEPAASRRRTLANKPVEETTVPPPSNNLTTIATNDASLLKPSPSKPVEESTVPPPSYYSTTMATNNNASLLKPRPRLRVPLRIKRVGVRPCTFRRPFRSLPKRPKHGRRKKRPNLFQ, translated from the exons ATGATGTCACCGTTGACAGCACACTGTATATATCATGGCGACAAGTTCCGGACCGAGTATGGCTTCGTCACCAGAAATTTAGCGAAGAACAAGGTTGTCGATAGTGACAAGTTTCACTTCTTAGACAGTGCGGTTTGCTGCTGTCCCG GATCAACAAactcaaaatttgccaaaatcACCCGACGGAAGCTAATTCAATGGGCTGAACGGACCATCAGCAACCCAGTTAGCAATATCCACTTCTTGGCACCAACGCTTAAACATTTTGTTGGGCTCTTGTCCCTGAAGAGGGGAAATACAGATGAGGACAAAGCAATTCACGCTTTTCTAAACTGTATTAGATCACTGTCGAACGGATTTTGTTCGTCCTTTGCAAGGATTGAACCCGCTGCCAGTAGGAGGCGCACTTTGGCGAATAAGCCAGTTGAAGAGACCACAGTCCCGCCACCCAGCAACAACTTGACTACCATCGCAACGAACGATGCATCACTGCTTAAACCATCACCGAGTAAGCCAGTTGAAGAGAGCACAGTCCCGCCACCCAGCTACTACTCAACTACCATGGCAACGAACAACAATGCATCACTGCTTAAACCACGACCCCGGCTCCGTGTGCCTCTGCGCATCAAGAGAGTTGGCGTCCGTCCTTGTACATTCAGGCGACCGTTCCGTTCTCTTCCGAAGAGGCCAAAGCATGGG CGTCGCAAAAAACGTCCCAACTTGTTTCAATAA
- the LOC139147946 gene encoding uncharacterized protein: MAMSTPVRYNQLRKCNLLPPRYALKFAKLVCTCSGDGHDKSLNVTFTPESLDTLKSWTLQCMTTWLCTDLSKIIPIVKQIVAHTKVQSESCIAVGNRGGHLAPNFLYCLEALVNERYELFTVKRDCDGHTPKPDFEEAVQLLVDGLRFPGLIVGKKGHRVKPICKRYKSTIRIKFGSSHASSFQATVRASSRSDLVACKSALLTTVAEVRRRSEANHNRILKIQQRRQLAMYNVSNQFQRLNLNKGKSQVLDTKTAATEHYERKKQGEIWKEEERNNKKPTPVLENGRCRHCLSVYRKGDQYNGACRYHKGYLVAKKTGYRWSCCRRKVSERRPSAESHLKDGCCRGLHNWRLSKHSPVKLGRGRSNCRGNPRHVRSCDLEKYY, from the exons ATGGCGATGTCAACTCCAGTTCGTTATAATCAGCTCAGAAAATGCAATCTACTGCCACCGAGATACGCCTTGAAGTTCGCAAAGCTGGTCTGCACATGCTCAG GAGATGGCCACGATAAAAGCTTGAATGTTACATTTACCCCGGAATCACTCGACACACTTAAAAGTTGGACTCTACAGTGCATGACAACCTGGCTTTGCACCGATCTTTCAAAGATAATTCCAATCGTGAAACAGATCGTGGCGCATACCAAAGTTCAGAGTGAGTCGTGTATCGCTGTTGGTAACCGAGGGGGACATCTTGCGCCAAACTTTCTCTACTGCTTGGAGGCTCTCGTCAACGAGAGATATGAACTTTTCACCGTCAAAAGAGACTGTGACGGTCACACCCCAAAACCGGACTTTGAAGAGGCTGTCCAGTTGCTCGTCGATGGTCTACGCTTTCCCGGTTTGATCGTCGGTAAAAAAGGTCACCGTGTCAAACCGATATGTAAGAGGTACAAGTCAACTATTCGTATCAAATTTGGCTCATCACACGCATCGTCTTTTCAAGCAACGGTGAGGGCGTCCTCTCGGAGCGACTTGGTCGCTTGCAAATCAGCTCTGCTGACAACTGTTGCAGAAGTTCGGCGCAGGAGTGAGGCCAATCACAACCGGATTCTCAAG ATCCAGCAAAGACGACAACTCGCGATGTATAATGTATCGAACCAATTCCAAAGGCTCAATCTAAATAAAGGCAAATCTCAAG taCTCGACACAAAGACAGCAGCTACAGAGCATTACGAGAGAAAGAAACAAGGTGAAATTtggaaagaagaagaaagaaacaacaaaaaaccaACACCCGTGCTTGAAAACGGAAGGTGTCGACATTGCCTGTCAGTCTATCGTAAAGGTGATCAATACAACGGTGCCTGCAGGTACCATAAAGGCTACTTag TCGCAAAGAAGACTGGCTATCGATGGAGCTGTTGTCGACGAAAAGTGTCTGAAAGAAGGCCATCTGCGGAATCCCATTTAAAGGACGG ATGTTGCAGAGGGCTTCACAACTGGCGGTTAAGTAAACACAGTCCCGTCAAACTTGGAAGAGGGCGCAGCAACTGTCGTGGAAACCCACGTCACGTTAGGTCATGTGATCTTGAGAAATATTACTGA